Genomic segment of Helicobacter sp. 12S02232-10:
CTTCATTGAATTTAATACCTTCCATTGCAGAATAAAAATTATTATTAGATATTAGAGTTCTACTATATACGAAATTTTTAAAGGTTTCTCGATTTTAAAAATAGAAGGCATCTTTCAAATAAGTCTGATAATTTTTTTATTTGGAACGTTTTGTTTGAGTTATTTAATATAATCTTTATATTTTAAAAAAGATTCTTTGCCATTTTCTCCAAAAAGATATTGGTTGTAATCAAGAAGTTGATTGAGGGCTTGAAGCCTGCCAGTTATATAATGAACTTCATCGTTTCTTTCCCTTCCTGTACCTGAATGAAAACATAATAGCGTCATTAACCTTTTTCTTGCTCAAACTCTTCTTTGAAGCAGTTTTTATATTTTTAAAACACGAGTTGTCTGAGTCAGGACACCATTTCCCTCACCTTCTTCTTTAATTTGTTGGTATTTTCATATAATGAGTCTATATGTTTTATTAAAAGCAATAAACATCATTTCAAAGAGGTGATCTAAGGTTGAAATTCGTTTTCTTCACTTTTTGGGAAAGCTTGGAGAGTGAAAATATCTGCAAAGTTTTTTTGATAGTATTTTTCCAATGCCGCTCTTCCTATCATTGCGGCATTATCAGAACAAAATTCCAAAGGTGCTAACAATAGATTGCACTTAAATGAATCGCACAAAGACAAGATTTTATCCCTAAGATATAAATTTGCACTCGCACCCCCTACGATACAAAAATTTTCAACGGGGTTATTTTGTTTTTGTTTTTTCTGAAAATATTTGCTGACATTTTTAATCAAATGTTCGCATGCACTTTGTTGAAAGCCTGCACAAATTTTGGCTATAAAAGACTCTTGCGTGACATCTTCGCCTTGTTCTTGAGCCTGAAGGATAGAAAGCCTTACAGCATTTTTAAGCCCTGAAAAACTGAAAGCCAAATCAGGAGAGTGTTTGAGTGGCAATGGGAAAGGAAAGGCAAGATTTTTGGGGCAAAGCGAGGCGTATTTTTCCACAATAGGACCTCCAGGATACCCTAAAGACAGCATTTTGGCTACCTTGTCAAAACTTTCTCCAAAACTGTCATCCATACTTTTGGCTACAATAGACATTTCAGAAGCATTTTTGGCTTCAATGATGAGTGTATGTCCTCCTGAAACTAATAAGACACTCAAAGGAAATGAAGTTTTTGGATGGTTGATAAAAAGGGAATAGATATGTCCCTTAAGATGATTGACACTGATAAGTGGTATTTTTAGAAAAAAAGACAGAGCTTTAGCCATCATCAATCCCTCTATAAGTGTGATATTAAGTCCAGGTTGGGTGGTTACTGCAACGGCTTTAATATTTTTGAAGCTACCTCCTAAAAAAGATTTTGCTTTTGTTAGGATTTGTGGGAGTGCTTCTGCGTGTAAACGCGAAGCAATTTCAGGAACAACGCCGCCATATGGGCTATGAATGCTTTCTTGAGATATTTTAGAATGAAAAAGGAGTTTTGCGGTTTTAATTTCAGTAAGGGCTATAGAGCTATCATCACAACTGCTTTCTATGCTTAAAATCATATTTTTCCGTTTTAGTAGTAAAATTTTAATAAAATTATAGCTAAATATAAGGGACAAAAATGAGAAGAATGAAGGCTGAATGGGAAAAACAGAGTGCAGTATTAATGGCATTTCCACATATAAAAAGTGACTGGGCACCCTATCTAGAGGATGCAAGGGAAAATTTTTTATGCATTATTTCCCAAATTACGCGCTTTGAAGATGTTATTTTATGTATAGATTCTGAAGATATTGAAGGAAAAGAGATATTGCAAAGACTGAGATGCCCGCGTATTAAGATCGTTAAAGTTCCAATTAATGATACTTGGGCAAGAGATTTCGGACCTATTAGCATTGATGAAGATGGAGTGCTAAAATTGCTTGATTTTAGCTTCAATGGATGGGGATTGAAGTTTATTTGTGATGATGATAATCAAATCAATACAAGGCTTTTAAAAATTGGTATTTTTAAAACGAAAATGCAAACATTAACTATGGTTCTTGAAGGTGGAAGTATTGATACGGATGGGCAAGGAAGGGTACTTACAAATACTCAATGTTTGCTTTCGTCCAATCGAAATCCTCATATGGATCAATCCCAGATTGAAGAATACTTAAAAAATGCACTTGGAGCAGAAGAAATTTTATGGCTCCATCACGGGTATTTAAGAGGAGATGATACCGATAGCCATATCGATACACTTGCAAGATTTCTTAATCCTCATAGCATTGCTTATGTCAAATGCGAGGATAAGAATGATGAACATTATGAAGAGTTACGAAAAATGGAAGAAGAACTTCGCGCCCTTAGAACAAAAAAAGGAGAACCTTATCACCTCGTGCCACTTCCTCTTCCAAATGCTATCTATGAGGGAAATGAAAGATTGCCTGCAACTTATGCTAATTTTTTATTTATCAATGGCGCATTGCTTGTTCCTGTTTATGGAGACAATAAGGATGTTGAAGTACTTGAAATCTTACGCTTGGAATGTCCTGATAGAGAAGTGATAGGTATTGATTGTTCCACACTTATCAGACAGCATGGAAGCCTTCATTGCGTAACTATGCAAATTTATTAGCGGTTGAACTAGTTGAGTGCTAAATATATAAAAATCTTTGTAAATGGAATTGTACAAGGTGTGGGATTTCGCCCTTTTGTTTATCGCATAGCTCAAGATTTAGGATTAAAAGGTTTGGTAAGGAATGTGGGTGGGGGTGTTGAGATTGTCTTAGATGCTAAAAATTCGGAAGAATTTATCCATATGATGAAATTACAAGTTCCAGATTGCGCAAGAATTGATTGCATTCAAATAAGTATTTATGAGGGCTTGGAAGATTTTAAAGGCTTTGAGATTTTAGAAAGTCAAGAAAATGCATTTGGACTTGAAAGCAAAATTCCTAAAGATATGGCAATTTGCAAAGATTGTCTTAAAGAGATGTTTGATAAAAAAAACAGGCATTATCATTATGCTTTTACTACTTGCACAAACTGTGGTCCAAGATACAGTATTATTGCTTCGCTTCCTTATGATCGTAAAAATACCTCAATGGCTCCTTTTAAAATGTGCCAAGAATGCCAAAGGGAATATGATAATCCTAATGATAGACGCTTTGGAGCCCAACCAAATTCTTGCCCAAAATGTGCTATTTCAATAAAATTCCATAGAGCGGAGCATATTTATGAAAACAACCCTATCAAAGAATGTATTCGGGCGATTTTGAATGGTGAAATTGTTGCGATTAAGGGCATAGGTGGGTTTGCCTTGGTATGC
This window contains:
- the tsaD gene encoding tRNA (adenosine(37)-N6)-threonylcarbamoyltransferase complex transferase subunit TsaD, which translates into the protein MILSIESSCDDSSIALTEIKTAKLLFHSKISQESIHSPYGGVVPEIASRLHAEALPQILTKAKSFLGGSFKNIKAVAVTTQPGLNITLIEGLMMAKALSFFLKIPLISVNHLKGHIYSLFINHPKTSFPLSVLLVSGGHTLIIEAKNASEMSIVAKSMDDSFGESFDKVAKMLSLGYPGGPIVEKYASLCPKNLAFPFPLPLKHSPDLAFSFSGLKNAVRLSILQAQEQGEDVTQESFIAKICAGFQQSACEHLIKNVSKYFQKKQKQNNPVENFCIVGGASANLYLRDKILSLCDSFKCNLLLAPLEFCSDNAAMIGRAALEKYYQKNFADIFTLQAFPKSEENEFQP
- a CDS encoding agmatine deiminase family protein, which encodes MRRMKAEWEKQSAVLMAFPHIKSDWAPYLEDARENFLCIISQITRFEDVILCIDSEDIEGKEILQRLRCPRIKIVKVPINDTWARDFGPISIDEDGVLKLLDFSFNGWGLKFICDDDNQINTRLLKIGIFKTKMQTLTMVLEGGSIDTDGQGRVLTNTQCLLSSNRNPHMDQSQIEEYLKNALGAEEILWLHHGYLRGDDTDSHIDTLARFLNPHSIAYVKCEDKNDEHYEELRKMEEELRALRTKKGEPYHLVPLPLPNAIYEGNERLPATYANFLFINGALLVPVYGDNKDVEVLEILRLECPDREVIGIDCSTLIRQHGSLHCVTMQIY